TAAGGACGATAATACACAAACACGTTTATTTTATGTGGCACTCATATCTGTGAGGATTTCCTCTTCTTTATGTTCTGatattttctctcctctcttttacaGACAGGACCACCATCAGGCAGAGACCGGGTGAAGAAAGGAGGCTCCTACATGTGCCATAAGGTAACCAAGACAACCATTAACTAAAGGGTTATAACTATACCACGGCCAATACTGACGCAGATGTGTAGTGTCAGAATAGCAGTGAACACCAAGGAAAGGCAGTGCTTTAGCTTAGTGCAGTGTAGTCCAgtacagtgggtctgtgtgtgggtggttcAGAGACCAGCTAGGCTCTGCTGTGTATTTGACTTCTATGCCCATGTAGACTAGCCTGACTCAGCTACCAAAGCTAGAGGGAGAGTCTTTCATCTTGACTAACACAATGTATTGTTGTAATTGGTAATGCAAGgcagctgcaaaaaacactcaaactggacagttttatctccatctgtacattcaaagactcaatcatggacactcttactgaaacttgtggctgcttcgtgtgatgtattgttgtctctacctttttgcccttcctgctgttgtctgtgcctaacaatgtttgtatcatgtttctgctgctaccatgcttgtgctgctaccatgtttgtgcttctaccatgctTGTGCTGCTAccgtgttgtgctgctaccatgttctgATGCTACCATGTTTGTGTTGTTACCATTCTGTGTTGTTGTCCtaggtctctcttgtcatgatttGTCCTAATTGTTTTAGATTTATTTTTTTCCCATTCCCGGGACGGGAGGCCTTTTGCTTCTtggtatgccgtcattgtaaataagaatttgttcttaattgacttgcctagttaaataaaggttaaataaaaaagtggtcTAGGGTGTAAACTCTACTCTACTTAGCCCGCCAGGCGAGACAAATCAAGTGCACCTCTTCACAAGGCCAGTGATGTTTTCATGAAAAGCAGGATTACCCCATGACGTGGATATTtaatgattttttgttgttgctattttTCTAAgtgaataaatacattttcaaagaGAACATGTGTAGGGTGACATTGTTTTGGCATAAAGAAATGGCACTCATTGATTTGGCAGAACTTTTCTAACTTTAGTCCCCTGTTATTACTATGAAGGAAAGACAAATAAAAACTCCTTATGTTCTTATAAGTGAACAGAATGTCTGCCATAGACTAGTGAGAAATTGGTACAATTATAAAGAATACTAAACAAATCTATATGCCCATAACGTTATTCCTAAAAGTTCCCAATATTCCTAATATTACCTAGAAATTACCATCACCTATTGTGAAAATACATTGTATACCATTCATTTACCTAGTCACAGGTCACATTATTAGAGACAGTAGAAGTTTGCCACTATTTAGTTCTAAATTGTTGATGAGTCTGACTCTGTGCCTTTTGGTAAGCCTAGGCAGCCCAAAGATATTTATAACTAATCCAAGATAattgtttaatttatttttttacattttttagtcattcagcagacactcttttccagagcaacttacagtagtgaatacatacatttcatatcatgcatttttttttgtactggccccccgtgggaatcaaacccacaaccctggcgttgcacacaccatgctctaccaactgagccacagggaaggctaaagACAGCTAATCTAGTGGTAATTTCCACGACATGGtgtagaatttccacgacacCACCTTTTCATGTtgtttattaaaatacttttcattcaaatcgTTTGGTTTCAATAGGCTATTTCAAAACCAAATGGTAATTACAGGTAGTCACAAAAACAGATGGGTGTTGGTTATATGGGGATTTGAATGAATGGAGCAAATTTGGAGGCAGTTTCTTTTCCCCTGGATCTGCACTATCATCTAGGAttgatgttagagaggaagaggcgaagcgagaggtccAACTGCCAAATATCAgtcttctccagcaggtggcgtttttttaatgagtttttgtatggaggtcaatagAGTACTAcaatatgagtcataataccctgGTGTGactttttgataaccatgtaaatctctctaggacaaggtgacttatcaatatattcgcctgtatttaccccccaaaaatgaaatgctagTCATAAAGACccacaaatgccatgatgatctggacgagactgccgaatcgaggcaaaggtaagaatctctggattaactatctaatattAGTTAAATGTACTactgaatacatttgcaacatttaTGTAAATTTACAATTCTCTGAAGTGTCTTgcgcaagttttaaattgacacaatacctgttagcaaaggtgtcagttaGAGATaactgtttatcattttaaatagtacccgcaaaacaccagtctcaacgtcaacagtgaagaggcgactccaggatgctggccttctaggcagagttcctctgtccagtgtctgtgttcttttgcccatcttaatcttttaattttattggccagtctgagatatggctttttctttgcaactctgcctagaaggccagcatcccagagtcacctcttcactgttgacgttgagactggtgttatgctagtactatttaatgaagctgccagttgagtacTTCTGAggtatctgtttctcaaactagacattctaatgcacttgtcctcttgctcagttgtgcaccggggcctcccacttatctttctattttggttagagccagtttgtgctgttctgtgaagggagtagtacacagcgttgtacgagatcttccgtttcttggcaatttctcgcatggaatagccttcatttctcagaacaagaatagattgacaagttccagaagaaagtctttgtttttggccattttgagcatgtaatcgaacccacaaatgctgatgctccagatactcaactagtctaaagaaggccagtttaaatgcttctttaatcagaacaacagttttcagctgtgctgacataattgcaaaagggttttctaataatcaattagcctttttaaaatgataaacttggattagctaacacaacgtgccattggtacacaggagtgatggttgctgataatggccctctgtacgcctatgtagatattcctttaaaaatctgcagtttccagctgcaatagtaatttacaacattaacaatgtctacactgtatttctgatcaatttgatgttattttaatgtttaCAAAACGTgctattctttcaaaaacaaggacatttcttagtgaccccaaacttttgaacggtagtgtatgtaagaatgctgttcattgactatagctcagcattcaacaccatagtaccctccaagctcatcattaagctcggggccctgggtctgaacaggccgcccccaggtggtgaaggtaggaaacaacacctccacttcgctgatcctcaacacaggggccccacaagggtatgtgctcaaccccctcctgtactccctgtactcagtgatgtgttttgttgaattttcccCCAAAACACTTTGAATTCATTAAATAAAACTCATTTCTTGACACATtttatgcagttttactttagtgccttattccaaacaggaagcatgttttggaatatttgttattctgtacaggcttccttcttttcactagtcatttaggttggtattgtggagtaactatgttGTTGatcattctcagttttctcctatcacagccttaacggttttaaagtcaccattggcctcatggtgaaaatcaggattatgtcgaggcacagatccggggaaggtccccaagaacacagtggcttccatcattcttaaatggaagaagtttggaaccaccaagacccttcctagacctggctgcccggccaaactgatcagtcgggggagaagggacttggtcagggaggtcaccaagaacccgatggtcactctaacagagctccagagttcctctgtggaggtaggagaaccttccagaaggacaactatctctgcagcactccaccaatcaggcctatttggtagggtggccagacggacgccactcctcagtaaaagacacatgacagcccgcttggagattgCCAAACGGCACCGAAAAACTAAAAAACTCACctaaaaagattctctggtctgaagaaaccaagattgaactctttggcctgaatgccaagcgtcacatctggtggaaacctggcaccatgtcacgtcctgaccagtataaggattatttgttattgtagtttggtcaggacgtggcagagggtatttgttttatgtggttcggggtggtggtttatttagtagggtatttgatttattatttccgggtttttgggtaatgttctatgtttgtatttctatgtcgtCTCTGGTCTTTTTTATTTctgtgtctagtttattggggttggactctcaattggaggcaggtgttttctcgttgcctctgattgggagtcctatatatgggtatgtgtttggtttagtgtttgtgggagattgtttcttgttttgcgtgtgtgagcctgacaagactgttttgttgttcgtgagttcttcttttgttattttggtgttttcttggtttaaaataataacaagatgagcatccacattcctgctgcgttttggtcctccattcccgacgacaaccgttacacaccatccctacagtgaagcgtggtggtggcagcatcatgctgtggggatgtttttcagcagcagggactgggagacaagtcaggttcgagggaaagatgaatggagtaaagtacagagagatccttgatgaaaacctgctccagagcgctcgggacctcagactggggtgaaggttcaccttccagcaggacaacgaccctaagcacacagccaagacaacataggagtggcttcgggacaagtctctgaatgtccttgagcggccaagcaagagcccggacttgaacccgatcgaaaatctctggagagaccggaaaatagctgtgcagtgacactccccatccaacctgacagagcttgaaaggatctgcagagaagaatgggagaaactccccagatacaggtgtgccaagcttgtagcgtcatactcaagaagactcgaggctgtaatcgctgccaaaggtgcttcaacaaagtactgaataaagggtctgaatacttatgtaaatgtgatatttcagtttcttattttgtacAAATTCCAAACATtactaaaaaacagtttttgctatgtcattatggggtattgtgtgtagattgatgagaaaaaaaatattttatacattttagaataaggctgtaacgtaacaaaatgttgaaaaagtcaaagggtctaaatactttccgaatgcactgtatatgcacaTGTCTAAAGTTGGGCTACGGCGCATTGAGGCGATGATGTGGTTTCTCATTCTATCATCTGATGGCGTTCCCATAGACCGCCAGTTTATCAGTCTCCTTTGATACTGCTTTGAAGCCTGTACAGAGGTGACTGCCCCCGAGTTAAACCATTGAGCAGCGTTGACACCAATCTACAGCAGACAGCCAAGCCATTCTCccataaaaatatgaaataacacgtatggaatcatgtagtaaccaaaaaagtgttaaacaaatcaaaatatattttaaattcttcaaagtggccaccctttgccttgatgatagcattgcacactcttggcactctctcaaccagattcacctggaatgcttttccaacagtcttgaaggagttcccacatatgctgagcacttgttggctgcttttcactctgtggtccaactcatccccaaccatctaaattgggttgaggtcagttgattgtggaggccaggtcatctgatgcagcacaccatcactctccttcttggtcaaatagcccttacacagcctcgaggagtgtttggtcattgtcctgctgaaaaacaaatgatagtcccattaagcaaaaaccagatgggatggcgtattgttgcagtatgctgtggtagccatgctggttaaacgtgccttgaattgtaaataaacagTGTAACcatcaaagcaccatcacacctcctcctccatgtttcactgtgggaaccacacatgcggagatcatccgttcaaccaactctgcatctcacaaagacacggcggttggaaccaaaaatctaaaatttggactcatcagacaaaagtctaatgtccattgctcgtgtttcttggcccaaacaagtctcttcttctaattggtgtcctttagtagtggtttctttgcagcaatttgaccatgaaggcctgattcacgcagtctcctctgaacagttgatgttgaaatgtgtctgttacttgaactctgtgaagcatttatttgggctgcaatctgaggtgcagttaactctaatatcctctgcagcagaggtaaatctgggtcttcctttcctggtgCGGTCCTCATGAGTGCCAGTTCCATCaaagcgtttgatggtttttgcgactgcagttgaagaaacgttcaaagttcttgaaatgttccggattgactgaccttcatgtcttaaagtaaggatgggctgttgtttctctttgcttatttgagctgttcttgacataatatgtacATCACTAGTGGGGGCcggggagaggagagtgtgtcaGAGGTGGAGACTAAGCATAAACACTGCTCGCTTAGGAATGTAACACTTTCCCCTtttgtactaaagtagtgtttgTGTGTAGAAGCATGCACGTTTGCGTGGTGCACACTCGGACTGACCACCAAGACATCAGTTCCTACCGAGTTGTGCTCCAGTCATAGCAGCTGATGTTGTGACCTCCTTGTTGTCAGGTGGCTGCTGACCCCTGGTGGTTGCCAGTCAGAGGGGCAGACTGGAGGCACCCTGAGGGTCTCGACTCCAGCATCACTAACAGGTAGGAGTTACAGCTCTACATCACAGACAGGTAGGAGCTAGGATCATCCTAATCAGAATGAATAGAATCCAATATCAAGTCAAGTCCTGTCTCAACTCCTACCTGTGATGTAATGTCTCTACACTGGATCATCCTAATGAGATCCAATGTCACCCTGTCACTACATTTTTCTTTCTGTGCTCTATgtcacagacaggtagaggtctgCTGATAAACAGGATTCTTATGGCTCAGTTGGTTTGAGTTGTATTGATTCCTGCTTGGGCCAAATGTTCtgaacagtgccttcagaaagtattcataccccttgacttattccacattttgttgtgctacagcctgaaatgtgtttttattaaattgtcatttttttctcacccatctacacacattaccccataatgacaaagggaaaatgtaacaaaaaaaaactgggcaaatgtattacatttaataCAGGAATatcttttttaattattttttttacatttttattatttattataaaaaacacaaggaaggggaaacaaagtattagaacatgaaggacaaataatacagcatcaagacactatcaaacatgtatcagtctttccacaacagagccatccttatgtgtgagggtgcgtgtgcatgatagtgatataaaatatatgtcatagtttcctttttcatgatcacaatcttgtGAAGCCCGAACCCTCCAatatcccccccacagttccccaatagctgtccatCAACCATTCGGGACCCCTCCCAGAGTCCCCCCCccgggggaaaaaaatacaattcattccattccccacccccaagaaccccccaatgcaccaacaaccaagagaatgaactaaagagaaaaaaggaaaagacagaagaaaacaacaaacaacaatgcaaaagaaataaaacaaaataatacatttaaaacaaaggacatcaaggacaactgaaatcataacagcaatgcctactttatatgtttgtgtgcatgtctggcactattacatatatgtgtgtgttcttgtatgtgtttatttgaataagagtgtgtacatgcatgtgtacaaacacctgcacggcatcagcctcaggcaaactggCATTAgatgtaaaaacactgccacttagtgtcattcaaatgtacttttattatgtttcatttagatttttcttcacctttatcttttgaccatcattctctctctcacacagaaatacagaaatatctaacttacataagtattcacacccctaagtcaatacatgttagaattacctttggcagcgatttcaggtgtgagtctttctgggtaagcctctaagagctttgcacacctggattgtacaatatttgccgatattttttatttttaaatgtgtcaagttgattgttgaacATTGCTAGACATCCATTTTCAAGACTTGCAATAGATTTTCAATATCGTCGTGGTAAGCAAATCCAATgtatatttggcattgtgttttaggttattgtcctgcagaaaggtgaatttgtctcccagtgtctgttggaaagcagactgaaccagggtttCCTCTCGGGTTTTGCCTGTGTCTAgcaccattttattttttatcctaaataaactccctagtctttgctgatgacaagcatacccataacatgaaaatatgaagagtggtactcagtgatgtgttttgttggatttgcccccaaaacactttgtattcagtacATAAAACTCCTTTcttgacacatttttttgcagttttactttagtgccttattccaaacaggatgcgtgttttggaatatttgttattctgtacaggcttccttctttttactctgtcatttaggttggtattgtggagtaactatgtCGTTGatcattctcagttttctcctatcacagccttaacggttttaaagtcaccattggcctcatggtgaaattcaggctgtaacacaacaaaatgtggaaaaagtcaaggcgtgtgaatactttctgaaggcactgtatattgctAAAGGAccgtatgttattattattaaccatAAACCTGGTTGTGTGTACAGGCTGGACCATCCTGTGCTGCATGTGTCATGGGGGGAGGGTCTGGCCTACTGCTCCTGGACCCACAAGAGACTGAGTGGGAGTATGCCTGCAGAGGTGGCCTACAGCacaggtagtgtagtggtgtgtgtgtatgtttaaggGAACCACTCATATTAATATGTCATTTAAGGGGAACTACTGCTTCAACAAAGACCTTATCTATTGTTAGGGAATATGCCagtattatattttatatattaaaaaatatatatgtatttaacctttatttaactaggcaagtcagttaagaacaaattcttatttacaatgacggcctaccggggaacagtgggttaactgccttgttcaggggcagaccgacagctttttaccttgtcagctatgggattcggttactggcccaacgctctaaccactaggctacctgccgctccataTATGTGTACAAAGCATTAGGATCATCTTCCTAATAATGAGTTGCAACCCCCTTTGCAATCAGAACATCCTCAATTcgtcgaggcatggactctacaaggtgtcgactctacatgttgactccaatgcttcccacagttgtgtcctttgggtggtggaccattcttgatacacacaggaaactgttgagcgtgaaaaacccagcagcttttcttgacacactcaaaccggtgtgcctggcacctactaccataccccgttcaaaggcacttgtatattttgtcttgcccattcaccctctgaatggcacacatacccaatccatgtctcaattgtctcaaggcttaaaaatccttctataacctgtctcctccccttcatctacactgattgaagtcgatttaacaagtgacatcagtaagggataatagctttcacctggattcacctatgtcacggaaagagcaggtgttcctaatgttttgtatactccatagatagatagatagatagatagatagatagatagatagatagatagatagatagatagatagatagatagatagatagatagatagatagatagatagatagatagatagatagatagatagatagatagatagatagatagatagatagatagatagatagatagacactaCTTTATACTGGACACATTTCATCCTTGCATAGTTCTAGTAGTGCCTATCCTTTATCCACTACCCTGATCCTATTTTCCTGTATTTCATGGGGAACAAACTCAACCCTAAAGGCCAGCACTACACCTACCTCTGGCAAGGAGATTTCCTCACACACAACTCTGGAGAGGATGAGTACGCCAACATTTCACCagtaagagagggggagagacacagTGAAAATGTGAACGAATGAGACTgaaatacagtatagaacatTTTTCTAAATAAAGGGCTCATGGGAGTCTTTTCCCTCCCATGTTAGGGAGGCACGGTGGCTCTTACCCACAGTCCATTTTGTTGAAAAAGTTGATCTTGAATTCAGCCACTACTTACTAACAGGAACTGGCATGTCGTTGGAGATTAGACCCAATATCAAGAGTTCACAATAATGTCACACCACCAGATCACATCTGCTATAgatatacatttacattgtagtcatttagcagacctttcggttactggcccaacgctcttaaccgctaggctacctgcagccctgaATAACATTTAGATAACATTAACAAACTGCATAGTAATAGTGAAATGATACTGTCAGACTTCAATGGCTGCTGAGATTGATGATGTCCATTCTTTTACAGGTCTTTTGGTGTCACACTTCCTATGACGTATATATTCTGAAAATGCAATGTTTCCATACATGCACAAAAACATACTGTGACCATGTCTGGGGAAGAAGTTTGTTATTCTAAGATgttcatatacactgagtgtacaaaacattaggtacacctgctctttccatgacatagacagaccaggtgaaagctatgatccattattgatgtcacctgttaaatctacctcagtcagtgtagatgaaggggagcagacaggttatagaaggatttttaagccttgagacatggcaAGAACAAAGGttcaagtgcctttgaacagggtatggtagtaggtgtcaggcgcaccggttttagtgtgtcaagaactgcaatgctgctgggtttttcaagctcaacagtttcctgttggttgcaagaatggtccaccacccaaagaacatccagccaacttgacacaactgtgggaagcattggagtcaacatgggccagcatccatgtgaaacgctttcgacaccttgtagagtccattcccgacgaattgaggctgttctgaggacaacagGGGGTGCAatacaatattaggaaggtgctcctaatgtcttgtacactcagtgtatgtggtgTTTAATTATCTATAGATCTATTTAATGTGCTTCCCATACCCATGCAAAGGTTGCAATGCCATTCCGATAATGTGTGTCTGCAAAGGGACTCCTTTTTGGTGTTGTCTGTGCCTAACAATGTTTGTactatgttgtgctgctgccatgttgtgttgctaccatgtttgtgttgttgtggtgttgt
The sequence above is drawn from the Salmo salar chromosome ssa22, Ssal_v3.1, whole genome shotgun sequence genome and encodes:
- the LOC106583142 gene encoding LOW QUALITY PROTEIN: formylglycine-generating enzyme-like (The sequence of the model RefSeq protein was modified relative to this genomic sequence to represent the inferred CDS: inserted 1 base in 1 codon); this translates as MYITSGGRGEESVSEVETKHKHCSLRNVAADPWWLPVRGADWRHPEGLDSSITNRLDHPVLHVSWGEGLAYCSWXPQETEWEYACRGGLQHRLYFMGNKLNPKGQHYTYLWQGDFLTHNSGEDEYANISPVMSFPANGYGLYNMVGNACEWTSDWWTVHHTKDDTLLQTGPPSGRDRVKKGGSYMCHKSYCYRYRCAARSQNTPDSSASNLGFHCVSREPPS